From Oncorhynchus nerka isolate Pitt River linkage group LG1, Oner_Uvic_2.0, whole genome shotgun sequence, the proteins below share one genomic window:
- the LOC115128392 gene encoding ATP synthase subunit O, mitochondrial-like: MAALGLGLQVRQFSTSVLRQALIRPPIDVYGVGGRYATALFSAASKQKKLEQVEKEMRTLSALIKDPKLSSIVMNPHVKRSLKLKFFGDAMTKANLSPITVNLITVLADNGRLTLTADVVGAFAKMMSAHRGEVICTVTTAHHLDEANLAELKVALNGFLAKGETLILETKSDASILGGMIVSIGDKYVDMSTKTKIHKLTKIIRDS, encoded by the exons ATGGCAGCATTAGGACTGGGGCTGCAG GTGCGTCAATTCAGCACGTCGGTTCTCCGACAAGCTTTGATCAGG CCCCCTATCGACGTGTATGGGGTTGGAGGTCGCTATGCCACAGCcctgttctctgctgccagcAAGCAGAAGAAACTGGAACAAGTAGAGAAGGAGATGAGGACGTTGTCG GCTCTGATCAAGGACCCCAAGCTGTCCAGTATTGTGATGAACCCTCATGTCAAGCGCAGCCTCAAGCTGAAGTTCTTTGGTGATGCCATGACGAAGGCAAATCTCTCCCCAATAACAGTTAACCTCATCA ctgTGTTGGCAGATAATGGCCGTCTGACCCTGACCGCAGATGTAGTTGGCGCCTTTGCGAAAATGATGAGTGCTCACCGTGGCGAGGTCATCTGCACTGTCACCACCGCACAT CACCTGGATGAGGCTAACCTGGCAGAGCTGAAGGTGGCTCTGAACGGCTTCCTGGCAAAGGGAGAGACACTCATATTAGAGACCAAG TCTGATGCCTCCATCCTGGGTGGTATGATTGTCAGCATAGGAGATAAGTATGTGGACATGTCCACCAAGACAAAGATCCACAAACTGACCAAGATCATCAGAGATAGTTAA